The following coding sequences are from one Halorubrum sp. BOL3-1 window:
- the cmk gene encoding (d)CMP kinase, with product MLITVSGPPGSGKSTNAVQIADALDLGHVSGGDIFREMAAERDMTPVEFNEFAEEDPQIDRDLDRRLREIAVERDDVVLESRLAGWLAADHAGFRFWFDAPLSVRAERIAEREAKSVDRARTETERREASERKRYREYYNIDIEDLSIYDAAYNTARWGPERFLDVLVATVEAYEPADDEGKAPVEGVVYDF from the coding sequence ATGTTGATCACCGTCTCCGGCCCGCCGGGGAGCGGGAAGAGCACCAACGCGGTCCAGATCGCGGACGCGCTCGACCTCGGACACGTCTCGGGCGGCGACATCTTCCGCGAGATGGCGGCCGAACGCGACATGACTCCCGTCGAGTTCAACGAGTTCGCCGAGGAGGACCCGCAGATCGACCGGGACCTCGACCGCCGGCTCCGCGAGATCGCCGTCGAGCGCGACGACGTCGTCCTCGAATCGCGACTCGCCGGGTGGCTCGCCGCCGACCACGCGGGCTTCCGATTCTGGTTCGACGCGCCGCTCTCGGTCCGCGCAGAGCGGATCGCCGAGCGCGAGGCGAAGTCGGTCGACCGCGCCCGGACGGAGACGGAGCGCCGCGAGGCCTCCGAGCGCAAGCGGTACCGGGAGTACTACAACATCGACATCGAGGACCTCTCGATCTACGACGCCGCGTACAACACCGCTCGGTGGGGCCCCGAGCGCTTCCTCGACGTCCTCGTCGCGACCGTTGAGGCGTACGAACCCGCTGACGACGAGGGGAAAGCGCCCGTCGAGGGCGTCGTGTACGACTTCTGA
- a CDS encoding RNA-guided pseudouridylation complex pseudouridine synthase subunit Cbf5 → MTGDADSIDPLRPPPSERSVAELLRFGVVNLDKPAGPSSHQVSAWVRDAIDETLAALDPEGPLTGGVAHSGTLDPKVTGCLPTLTGDATRMAQVFLEGTKEYVAVLELHASPPADFREVVAEFESEIYQKPPRKSAVSRRLRTRTVHDLDVLTVADRKALLRIRCESGTYVRKLCHDIGLATGVGAHMGHLRRTATDPFDDRDLRTLQDLVDALAWAEDGDDAFLRDVVRPAEDALTHLPAVTVARSAARNVATGAPVYAPGVINVDDAATVDPDTTSDTETDGDTDPPLVACFTPDGVAVCLGRVVGDPDADGGTVIALERVLL, encoded by the coding sequence ATGACAGGCGACGCCGACTCGATCGACCCCCTGCGACCGCCGCCCAGCGAGCGCTCGGTGGCGGAACTGCTCCGGTTCGGCGTCGTCAACCTCGACAAGCCGGCCGGCCCCTCCTCGCATCAGGTGTCCGCGTGGGTTCGTGACGCGATCGACGAGACGCTCGCGGCCCTCGACCCGGAGGGTCCCCTCACGGGCGGCGTCGCCCACTCCGGCACGCTCGACCCGAAGGTCACCGGCTGTCTCCCCACGCTGACCGGCGACGCGACGCGCATGGCGCAGGTGTTCTTGGAGGGAACTAAAGAGTACGTCGCGGTGCTGGAGCTCCACGCGTCGCCCCCGGCCGACTTCCGCGAGGTCGTCGCCGAGTTCGAGAGCGAGATCTACCAGAAGCCGCCCCGGAAGAGCGCCGTGAGCCGTCGGCTCCGCACACGGACGGTCCACGACCTCGACGTGCTGACGGTCGCGGACAGAAAGGCGCTCCTCCGGATCCGGTGTGAGTCGGGGACGTACGTCCGGAAACTGTGTCACGACATCGGACTCGCGACCGGCGTCGGCGCGCACATGGGTCACCTCCGGCGCACCGCTACCGACCCGTTCGACGACCGCGACCTGCGGACGCTCCAGGACCTCGTGGACGCGCTCGCGTGGGCCGAAGACGGCGACGACGCGTTCCTCCGCGACGTGGTCCGTCCCGCCGAGGACGCCCTGACGCACCTCCCCGCGGTGACGGTCGCGCGGTCGGCAGCGCGCAACGTCGCCACCGGCGCGCCCGTGTACGCGCCCGGCGTGATCAACGTCGACGACGCGGCCACGGTGGATCCGGACACGACGAGCGACACGGAGACCGACGGCGACACCGACCCCCCGCTCGTCGCGTGTTTCACGCCTGACGGCGTCGCGGTCTGCCTCGGGCGAGTCGTCGGTGACCCGGACGCCGACGGCGGGACGGTCATCGCCTTGGAGCGCGTTCTTTTATGA
- a CDS encoding succinylglutamate desuccinylase/aspartoacylase family protein produces the protein MGEPDADADDDERIAVGSASAVPGAADRGWLAVADLPTGGRERLPVAVANGTEAGPTLWLTGGVHGDEATGVAVVQDAMAALDGDRLADLAGAVVAVPVVSPAGLRRNARETYYADEDPNRHFPDADAESARPPKVQERIDARLYAAVTGETADATDAARSATDASADAVETVGSNAAADALIDCHTAGVGSDPFLIRDRVLYGDRRSEAEAADLSRELGRLVDAFGLPVVREYPAAEYVEETLQRSAAGAVLNEAGIPAFTAELGAHSVVDDRLLDAGVAGVFGVAVELDVLTTENVPESIGQPGVGVDPAPVEFPVRRFRGPTTDDSGIVRHRVDAGDAFEAGDVLADVVAATGAERGEVTADRNGYVLGRTEGVAVYEGDPIGSLAVRDDGGLVVPREAGEN, from the coding sequence ATGGGTGAGCCGGATGCCGACGCCGACGACGACGAACGGATAGCGGTCGGGAGCGCGAGCGCGGTACCGGGAGCGGCCGACCGCGGGTGGCTCGCGGTCGCGGACCTACCCACCGGAGGCAGAGAGCGACTTCCGGTCGCGGTCGCGAACGGTACCGAAGCCGGCCCCACGCTGTGGCTCACAGGGGGCGTCCACGGCGACGAGGCGACCGGTGTCGCGGTCGTTCAGGACGCGATGGCGGCGCTCGACGGCGACCGCCTCGCGGACCTCGCCGGAGCGGTCGTCGCGGTGCCCGTCGTCTCCCCGGCGGGGCTGCGCCGGAACGCGAGGGAGACCTACTACGCCGACGAGGACCCGAACCGACACTTCCCGGACGCCGACGCGGAGTCGGCCCGCCCGCCGAAAGTTCAGGAGCGGATCGACGCTCGGCTGTACGCCGCGGTCACGGGCGAGACCGCCGACGCGACGGACGCGGCGCGGTCCGCTACTGATGCGAGCGCGGACGCCGTCGAGACGGTCGGATCGAACGCCGCCGCGGACGCGCTGATCGACTGTCACACCGCCGGAGTCGGCAGCGATCCCTTCCTCATCCGCGACCGCGTCCTGTACGGCGACCGGCGGAGCGAGGCCGAGGCCGCCGACCTCTCCCGAGAACTCGGTCGGCTCGTCGACGCGTTCGGACTCCCGGTCGTCCGGGAGTACCCCGCGGCCGAGTACGTCGAGGAGACCCTCCAGCGGTCGGCCGCCGGCGCCGTACTCAACGAGGCCGGAATCCCGGCGTTCACGGCGGAGCTAGGCGCGCACAGCGTCGTCGACGACCGGCTCCTCGACGCGGGCGTCGCCGGCGTGTTCGGCGTCGCGGTCGAACTGGACGTTCTCACCACCGAAAACGTCCCCGAGTCGATTGGCCAGCCCGGTGTCGGGGTCGATCCGGCTCCGGTCGAGTTCCCCGTGCGGCGCTTCCGCGGGCCGACGACCGACGACTCGGGCATCGTCCGGCACCGCGTCGACGCCGGCGACGCGTTCGAGGCGGGCGACGTCCTCGCCGACGTGGTCGCCGCGACCGGGGCGGAGCGCGGCGAGGTGACGGCTGACCGCAACGGGTACGTCCTCGGTCGAACGGAGGGGGTGGCGGTGTACGAGGGCGACCCGATCGGGAGCCTCGCGGTACGGGACGACGGCGGCCTCGTGGTCCCGCGCGAGGCCGGCGAGAACTGA
- a CDS encoding J domain-containing protein codes for MSRLDWPAGFERTPESERERNRSFEATLGATTKDLATEMGRMDADEWRGEISNAHTKSNGLPLHNANPDDPGFVLRWTADGEQFAVVCDASPRLRDNVRTVLKWIHETRMRSQQPVQTGDTEFAAARLPPADGDAVAGTATKQPAHEVLGVAPDAPENVVESAARGRKAETHPDNGGDRDEFQRVVEAEEVMLDD; via the coding sequence ATGAGCCGTCTCGACTGGCCGGCAGGCTTCGAGCGGACGCCGGAGTCGGAGCGTGAGCGGAACCGGAGCTTCGAGGCGACGCTCGGCGCGACGACGAAAGACCTCGCGACCGAGATGGGCCGGATGGACGCCGACGAGTGGCGCGGCGAGATCTCGAACGCTCACACGAAGTCGAACGGTCTCCCGCTCCACAACGCCAACCCGGACGATCCCGGGTTCGTCCTTCGGTGGACCGCCGACGGCGAGCAGTTCGCGGTAGTGTGCGACGCGTCGCCGCGGCTCCGCGACAACGTCCGGACCGTACTGAAGTGGATCCACGAGACGCGGATGCGGAGCCAGCAGCCGGTTCAGACTGGTGATACCGAGTTCGCGGCTGCCCGGCTACCGCCTGCCGATGGAGACGCTGTCGCTGGAACTGCCACGAAGCAACCAGCGCACGAGGTTCTCGGCGTCGCTCCGGACGCGCCGGAGAACGTCGTGGAGTCCGCGGCACGGGGGCGGAAAGCAGAGACCCATCCCGACAACGGCGGCGACCGCGACGAGTTCCAGCGCGTCGTTGAGGCCGAGGAGGTGATGCTCGATGACTGA
- a CDS encoding AbrB/MazE/SpoVT family DNA-binding domain-containing protein: MSKTDGYKDGGITHFLAEGRRVQHGKGSYTVTIPKALAMEWGLEDGDELLFTAQEGSTEATIHEPGSEGGFSVRADDD, from the coding sequence ATGAGTAAGACAGACGGCTACAAGGACGGCGGTATCACGCACTTCCTCGCGGAAGGACGGCGAGTTCAGCACGGGAAGGGAAGCTACACGGTGACGATTCCGAAGGCGCTCGCGATGGAATGGGGGCTCGAAGACGGAGACGAACTCCTGTTCACCGCTCAGGAGGGTTCGACCGAGGCGACGATCCACGAGCCCGGTAGCGAAGGCGGGTTCTCAGTGAGGGCCGACGATGACTGA
- a CDS encoding plastocyanin/azurin family copper-binding protein, giving the protein MSDSTSSRSSRRRFLAITSTAAFIWTAGCVNVGFDSDIGEDASYDGYLSDANGYDGIQSDGDRRYGVVRRTNTEQVEIKVGSPIDSDLLSNRIGISGGGGPIENAFLPAAIEISPGTTVKWVWTGDGGQHNITAKDGSLSSPYHTERGTTFTHKFEETGITRYYSESHEDMRGVVDVID; this is encoded by the coding sequence ATGAGCGATTCAACATCCAGTAGGTCAAGTAGACGGAGGTTCCTCGCGATCACTAGTACAGCGGCTTTTATTTGGACTGCTGGCTGCGTCAACGTGGGTTTTGATTCTGACATCGGTGAAGACGCAAGTTACGACGGGTATCTCTCAGATGCCAACGGATATGACGGGATTCAGTCTGACGGGGACAGACGTTACGGCGTCGTCAGACGAACAAACACTGAACAAGTGGAAATCAAGGTTGGCAGCCCCATAGACAGCGATCTCCTGAGCAACCGGATCGGCATATCAGGCGGCGGTGGCCCAATCGAAAATGCATTTCTGCCAGCGGCGATCGAAATTTCTCCCGGGACCACTGTCAAATGGGTCTGGACTGGCGACGGCGGTCAACATAACATCACCGCTAAGGACGGGTCGCTCTCGAGTCCTTACCATACTGAACGAGGTACAACATTCACGCACAAATTCGAGGAAACGGGCATTACACGGTACTACTCCGAATCTCATGAGGACATGAGAGGTGTCGTGGACGTGATCGACTGA
- a CDS encoding site-specific integrase — translation MQTHTEEKATVWLKPDQVGAMRSATVEASATYLATRNDALIATLYDTGLRVSEAIALDVEDHVDLDDGVIALPAGPQKDYPTDRSPSYTEIGLADETVRTLRMYLGGRWKESPALWPSRQADRMSTESVRNVVRAAAVAADVRPMTLTGRGEPEDVTPHTLRHSVAYRMLNVEDGNTFYDVRNRLRHASIQTTERVYDHIDRV, via the coding sequence ATGCAAACCCACACTGAGGAGAAAGCGACCGTCTGGCTGAAGCCGGACCAGGTCGGCGCGATGCGGAGCGCGACCGTCGAAGCGAGCGCGACGTATCTCGCCACGCGCAACGACGCGCTGATCGCGACGCTGTACGACACGGGGCTCCGGGTGAGTGAGGCGATCGCGCTCGATGTCGAGGACCACGTCGACCTCGACGACGGCGTGATCGCGCTCCCGGCCGGGCCCCAGAAGGACTACCCAACCGACCGGTCCCCGAGCTACACCGAGATCGGGCTCGCCGACGAGACCGTGCGGACGCTCCGGATGTACCTCGGCGGGCGGTGGAAGGAGTCGCCGGCGTTGTGGCCCTCGCGACAGGCCGACCGGATGTCGACCGAGTCGGTGCGAAACGTGGTTCGAGCGGCCGCAGTCGCCGCGGACGTGCGTCCGATGACGCTCACCGGGCGCGGCGAGCCGGAGGACGTGACGCCGCACACACTGCGGCACAGCGTCGCGTATCGGATGCTCAACGTCGAGGACGGGAACACGTTCTACGACGTGCGGAACCGGCTCAGGCACGCGAGCATCCAGACGACCGAACGCGTCTACGACCACATCGACCGGGTGTAG
- a CDS encoding CPBP family intramembrane glutamic endopeptidase, whose translation MSYVATLRQRASHSPIRTFLTVLMLSSGLTVAALYTAFGGDFPGLAAVPYAWTPMVSAGVTVWLCGESVRDWLGQLRNLRAGVHWYLAGIGILIIGTEFENIVGVLLGADIVVPAYSPMTYVAPFVTTLFLAGALEELGWRGFLQPRLQQQFSALHTSIGVGTVWGLWHVPMILAGAGNFTVFWEYMISIISMSVILGWLYNNTEGALPVVMIAHASHNMPPIGDVAGNVPAVFDVLSGDAVLYLFCASVIALYTGSQTLTRDETLPDVPGQLSEHLS comes from the coding sequence ATGAGCTACGTTGCTACACTCAGGCAGCGAGCGTCCCACAGCCCTATTAGAACCTTTTTGACTGTACTTATGCTCTCCTCCGGGCTCACTGTCGCGGCCCTCTATACAGCGTTTGGAGGCGATTTCCCAGGACTGGCAGCGGTCCCGTATGCGTGGACTCCGATGGTCAGCGCAGGGGTGACGGTCTGGTTGTGTGGCGAGAGTGTTCGAGACTGGCTTGGACAGCTTCGCAACCTGCGAGCCGGCGTCCACTGGTATCTCGCAGGTATCGGAATTCTAATTATCGGAACAGAATTCGAGAATATTGTTGGGGTGCTCCTCGGTGCCGACATCGTTGTCCCGGCATATTCACCTATGACGTACGTTGCTCCGTTCGTTACCACGCTCTTTCTGGCCGGGGCACTGGAGGAATTAGGCTGGCGTGGCTTCCTACAACCTCGTCTCCAGCAGCAATTCAGTGCGCTCCATACGAGTATCGGGGTCGGCACCGTGTGGGGGCTCTGGCACGTCCCGATGATACTCGCTGGAGCTGGTAATTTCACCGTCTTTTGGGAGTATATGATAAGTATAATATCTATGTCAGTTATTCTTGGTTGGCTGTATAACAACACAGAGGGAGCATTGCCAGTCGTGATGATTGCACATGCATCACACAATATGCCTCCTATCGGGGATGTCGCTGGAAACGTACCTGCTGTATTTGACGTCCTGTCGGGAGACGCCGTGCTCTATCTGTTCTGTGCGTCGGTTATTGCGCTGTATACCGGGTCACAAACGTTGACGCGGGATGAGACCCTACCTGATGTCCCCGGCCAACTCAGTGAGCATCTGTCATAA
- a CDS encoding endonuclease NucS domain-containing protein, with the protein MIIDQFVEPDFETLQSTLSAARGLNKVVVIFATCSVEWNGNRDGSIGTGQRIVLCKPDGSVSVHRPTGARAVARQGIGSKLQLVSSENGDLLYGSKSRGQNTIRVLLTEVSLAVVYDAIDDAEPEHDNTEAEIHESIASNPEILEDGLRIVHHEHSISVGTIDVVAADEDGNWVIIEVKNPYAKLSHVDQLRRYVKHYRTTEHGPVRGMLVAPRFGKKPSANSVKSVAKNMRSNNFTRKIWNPVNLRSRSGSERSIAGG; encoded by the coding sequence ATGATCATAGATCAGTTTGTAGAGCCTGACTTCGAAACGCTACAAAGCACCCTCTCGGCAGCCAGAGGCCTGAACAAGGTGGTCGTGATCTTCGCGACCTGCTCGGTCGAGTGGAATGGCAACAGAGACGGTTCGATCGGAACTGGCCAACGGATAGTTCTGTGTAAGCCCGACGGCTCCGTGTCGGTCCATCGTCCCACCGGAGCGCGAGCGGTCGCTCGACAGGGAATTGGCAGCAAACTTCAGTTGGTATCCTCGGAGAACGGCGATCTCCTCTACGGGAGCAAGTCGAGGGGGCAGAACACTATCCGCGTCCTGCTCACAGAGGTTTCGCTGGCTGTCGTCTACGACGCCATAGATGACGCAGAGCCCGAACACGATAATACGGAAGCAGAGATACACGAGAGCATCGCGAGTAACCCCGAAATCCTCGAAGACGGCTTGCGGATAGTCCATCACGAACACTCCATCAGTGTCGGTACAATCGACGTCGTCGCGGCCGACGAGGACGGAAATTGGGTCATTATTGAGGTGAAGAATCCGTACGCAAAGCTCTCACACGTCGATCAGTTGCGACGTTACGTGAAGCACTATCGAACGACGGAGCACGGACCGGTCCGGGGAATGCTGGTGGCACCTAGGTTCGGAAAAAAGCCGAGCGCGAACTCCGTGAAATCGGTCGCGAAAAACATGAGATCGAACAATTTCACCAGAAAGATCTGGAACCCAGTCAATCTTCGTTCGAGAAGTGGGAGTGAGAGATCAATCGCAGGGGGTTAA
- a CDS encoding histidine kinase: protein MATTHEDAIWPFGTDWAWRGGAIAGLGATVVMGIAIMAIDLAVLQEAIASLYGMQGNLVAGWIAHLVHGALFGALFALVLSDPGLHRLTEWRWKALVAGVVFALMLAVFGAGIIMPIWLRVAGFPTPPPIPNVTTPLLLWHLVYGIVLGALFPTVEGV from the coding sequence ATGGCAACGACTCACGAGGACGCCATTTGGCCATTCGGCACCGACTGGGCTTGGCGCGGGGGGGCCATCGCCGGCCTGGGTGCGACGGTCGTGATGGGTATCGCGATCATGGCGATAGATCTGGCAGTCCTACAGGAGGCGATCGCCAGCCTGTACGGAATGCAGGGGAACCTCGTCGCGGGCTGGATCGCCCACCTCGTCCACGGGGCGCTGTTCGGGGCGCTGTTCGCGCTGGTCCTTTCGGATCCGGGGCTCCACCGGCTGACGGAGTGGCGATGGAAGGCCCTCGTGGCGGGCGTCGTTTTCGCCCTCATGCTGGCGGTGTTCGGCGCGGGGATCATCATGCCGATCTGGCTGCGCGTCGCCGGCTTTCCCACGCCCCCCCCGATCCCGAACGTCACGACACCGCTCCTGCTCTGGCACCTCGTATACGGGATCGTCCTCGGAGCGCTATTCCCGACTGTCGAAGGGGTCTGA
- a CDS encoding DUF433 domain-containing protein, whose translation MAQSSVRIVTGVHDEPHIEGRRVTVRRIQELVEGAGKSAEEVADQLDLDVADVYGALRYDHSHPDEMTAVERQRADREAAARDAGAVSLSELRDGDGA comes from the coding sequence ATGGCACAGTCGTCGGTTCGAATCGTGACCGGGGTTCACGACGAGCCGCATATCGAGGGGCGGCGCGTGACCGTCCGGCGGATTCAGGAACTCGTCGAGGGGGCGGGGAAGTCGGCCGAGGAAGTGGCCGACCAGCTCGACCTCGACGTGGCAGACGTGTACGGCGCGCTCCGGTACGACCACAGCCACCCCGACGAGATGACGGCGGTCGAGCGTCAGCGAGCGGACCGCGAGGCTGCGGCGCGGGACGCGGGCGCGGTGTCGCTGTCGGAACTGAGAGACGGCGACGGCGCGTGA